TCGAGATCGTCTCGGCCACGACGAGGCGGGCGTCGGGGGCCTCGGCCAGGGCCCGTCGCAGCGTCTCGGGCCGCGACGGGTCGAACAGGGTGTGCGAGACGCCGAACCGGGCCAGCTCGCGGGCGATCAGCGTCGTGGTCTTGCCGTAAAGCCCCTCGGAGACGAGCACCCGGCCCCCCTGCTCCGTCAGGGTCAGCACCGACGCGGCGATCGCCCCCATGCCCGAGGCGCAGATCAGGCCGGCCTCGGCCCCTTCGAGCTTGGCGAGCTTGTCGGCGAGCTGGGCGGCGTTGGGGTGGCCGTCGCGGGCGTAGAAGAAGCCCTCGGCGCGGCCCTCGAACAGGGCGTCGACCTCGTCGAGGCCGGCGATCCGGTAGACCGAGGCGAGCTGGATCGGCGGGGCCAGCGGCTCGCTGATGGAGCGCGGGGGCTCGGGCGCGCGGGCGCATCGGGTCGCGTCGGAGGCGGGCTCGTCGTGGGGCATCGCGGGGTCCGTCCGTGGGAACGTACGGTGCGGGTCAGGTGGCGGCGTGCTTGCGATGGAACCGGCCGGCCTGGCCGAGCATCGAGGCGATCTCGCCGATCTCGCGGAGCGACACCCAGGCGTTGCGGGCGGCCTGGGCCTCGGCGAGCTTGCGGCGGTGCTCGGAGAGCTGGGTCCAGTCGACCGACCAGGCCTGCGAGATGGCCGCCTCGCGGACGTCCTCGACGAGCTGCGAAAGCTCCTCGACGAGCCGGTCGTCGATCGCGCATTCGGCCGTCCGGTAGCGGTGCTCGTCCTCGGGGGCCAGCGTCTGGAGCGGCTTGGGGCCGGTGAACCGCGCGACGAGCCGGTCCTTCCACGACTTCGTCGCGCCGTTGGTCGGCCGGCCCTTCTTGGCGTCGGGGTCGTGCGCGTCGGTCTCGCCCGACTCGGGGTCGACCCAGGGGCCGACGCGGACGATGAGCACGGTGATGTTGTCGAGCCCGCCCCGGAGGTTCGCCAGGTGGACGAGGTAGCGGCAGGCGTCGCGGGGGTGGAAGTGGCCGGCGAAGGCCCCCAGCTCGGGGTCGGTCACGAAGCCGGAGAGGCCGTCGGAGCAGAGCAGGAAGACGTCCCCCTCGTGGACGGCGAACGGGCCTTCCAGGTCGACGTCGACCTCGGCCGGGCCCAGGCTCCGGGTGATCACGTTCTTGGGGATCGAGACGTTCGCCTGCTCGGGCGTCAGGTGGTTGCGGCGCACCAGCTCCCAGACCAGGCTGTGGTCGAACGAGAGCTGGTCGATGCGGCGCTCGCGGACGCGGTAGACCCGCGAGTCGCCGACGTGCGCGACCAGGGCCCCCTCGGGCATCAATAGGAGCGACGAGCAGGTGGTCCCCATGCCGTCGAAGTCGCGGTTGGCCGCGGCCCGGACGTGGATCTGCGCGCTGACGTCGCGGAAGGCCTTGGCGATGGCCTCGCCGGCCGCGCCCACCTTGGCCTTCATGTAGCTGTGCGGGATCAGGTCGCAGGCCATCTTGCTGGCCAGCTCGCCGGCGGCGTGCGCGCCCATGCCGTCGGCCACCATGAACAGGTGCCCGCGGCGCCGCCAGGTCTCGCGGTTGGCCGCGCGGACGGCCGCGAAGCTGTCCTGATTGTTCTGACGGCGCATCCCCGTGTCGGAGGCCGAGGCGTCGATGATGATGTCGTCCCAGTTCACAGGCCGACCTTCTGAAAGAACATCGGAAACGGCCCCCGCCCCCGGCGGCGGACCTCGCGGGGGCCGGACGACCTCGGGCCCGCCGAGGCCATGCCTGCGT
The DNA window shown above is from Paludisphaera mucosa and carries:
- a CDS encoding PP2C family protein-serine/threonine phosphatase, whose translation is MNWDDIIIDASASDTGMRRQNNQDSFAAVRAANRETWRRRGHLFMVADGMGAHAAGELASKMACDLIPHSYMKAKVGAAGEAIAKAFRDVSAQIHVRAAANRDFDGMGTTCSSLLLMPEGALVAHVGDSRVYRVRERRIDQLSFDHSLVWELVRRNHLTPEQANVSIPKNVITRSLGPAEVDVDLEGPFAVHEGDVFLLCSDGLSGFVTDPELGAFAGHFHPRDACRYLVHLANLRGGLDNITVLIVRVGPWVDPESGETDAHDPDAKKGRPTNGATKSWKDRLVARFTGPKPLQTLAPEDEHRYRTAECAIDDRLVEELSQLVEDVREAAISQAWSVDWTQLSEHRRKLAEAQAARNAWVSLREIGEIASMLGQAGRFHRKHAAT